From Vanrija pseudolonga chromosome 1, complete sequence, a single genomic window includes:
- the DDB_G0288717_3 gene encoding uncharacterized protein: protein MAHLTGPSDDGKTPAGGIYHAIASRYLKKLSFVILLDPNDRDNVIEAYTFDFSYCDETGSPDISMSQFSTTTSLESSITGTAPASAADLQMTMIISELPALPRQRYVDIRLQYTDDTPTECFESSGGLDESPPSATDASLEVETSPTMTKSDRRPLTSHGPKATPAPQLPRNPKATATTKTPTTQKATTNPKTSKSRKTTPGSKAQGNTNPLTSGRQRKVGEGRTSASPKKASAPKEVDEEPKTSKPPSKSSKQTQKNPKAPKVSKASKAPKASKVPKVKVSKVSKAPKAPKTPKTRSPVSQTPQFKTPAAAPPQQQQYSPASLNISSNSMATNSRRFDELPETNPLPITAGGSVSFQAPGTSDVRFGRMLAPLDFGMVG, encoded by the exons ATGG CTCACCTAACGGGGCCTTCGGACGATGGGAAAACCCCCGCTGGTGGGATTTACCATGCGATTGCAAGCCGGTACTTGAAGAAGCTGAGTTTTGTCATCCTCCTG GACCCTAATGATCGCGACAA CGTCATCGAGGCCTATACTTTCGACTTCTCATATTGTGATGAGACGGGTTCACCCGACATTTCAATGTCGCAGTTCTCAACTACTACCTCGCTCGAGTCCTCGATCACTGGGACGGCTCCAGCTAGTGCAGCTGATCTACAGATGACAATGATC ATATCTGAGCTTCCCGCGCTTCCAC GCCAACGTTATGTCGACATCCGACTTCAATACACCGACGACACACCGACGGA ATGTTTTGAGAGCAGTGGCGGTTTGGACGAATCTCCTCCTTCTGCCACCGACGCGTcactcgaggtcgagacgaGCCCCACCATGACGAAGAGCGACCGCCGTCCCCTTACCTCGCACGGTCCGAAGGCGACACCTGCTCCACAGTTGCCACGGAACCCCAAAGCCACGGCGACTACAAAGACTCCAACGACCCAGAAGGCTACTACGAATCCCAAGACGTCGAAGAGCCGGAAGACTACACCCGGTTCTAAGGCGCAAGGGAATACGAACCCCTTGACGAGTGGGCGGCAGCGTAAAGTCGGCGAGGGTCGCACTTCTGCGTCGCCGAAGAAGGCCTCTGCCCCAAAagaggttgacgaggagcCGAAGACCTCCAAGCCTCCCAGCAAGAGTTCGAAGCAGACTCAGAAGAACCCGAAGGCCCCAAAGGTCTCGAAGGCCTCCAAAGCCCCGAAGGCTTCAAAGGTCCCGAAGGTGAAGGTCTCGAAGGTCTCGAAGGCCCCGAAGGCCCCGAAGACCCCAAAGACCCGAAGCCCAGTCTCTCAGACTCCCCAGTTCAAGACGCCCGCGGCTGCTCCtccccagcagcaacaaTACTCGCCTGCTTCACTCAATATCTCATCAAACTCCATGGCCACCAACAGTCGTCGCTTCGACGAACTGCCCGAGACTAATCCCCTGCCTATAACGGCGGGTGGTAGCGTCTCGTTTCAAGCTCCAGGCACCAGTGATGTCCGCTTCGGCCGCATGCTGGCACCTCTCGACTTCGGGATGGTGGGGTAG
- the DDB_G0288717_3 gene encoding CTL-like protein, which yields MAESSTPASFSAYASKFLSNSRHANQQPLSGSQIFRASSPGSPSHDDPFLPSPSASRSQPRLAGSSRSVSPPPTPPFPGPGIDGIPSIADIADSQTTGIGLLFDRSETDERPGPRQPPTYSRRPVPDPYGPSSDSEGELEDDLDQVAAVRRSLVGPSDNSRKSRTNKGWLAYQSVFPSSSSSEATESEKGTESDDSDAGGMGVMGQSRGKPRIADDPFQGGTGSTLEEPLLGPDEITQMTTRVPVRLQVYHGRFGHWEREGLRKYKDSGFLALWLTSLLAIVIGLMFVWGSTDPPSESPNHRRAPSIIPLLPILLLLVIPTLILPPVFLFLLKKTVRPVLLATSISVPFALFVCGWWALGASFESVGDADQADRWWATRGLQLGAVVLWLLSAWFARLLWLRRRKLERTVTVVELSTHLLLTHPPLLLLTPLLLAVFAVTSIPFLTLLVRLAMIGYWRHPRENTYVFQIRPYAGWLIFIVTVVWVWSWGVIRGVGRVAVAAVIGEWYFHRQNGLDPLEVTTAAVHRATGTSLGSVCLGSLIVASVRLVGRMAAELKRITSPRSKVLPSALSFLSHLTPFFNITASVLDQLNGYALVYVGITGDAFWPSARRAVGLASRKNAGKLLDYTLIKLLLTLCSTATGLFTATAGYLYMAHSLGNPGYAPVAAILCGGVPFLAIRAGAAVLGDAADALFICHQIDGESGGSHCDEAKEAHTHSRRHSAHTTIKMQAFREYPSG from the exons ATGGCCGAGTCATCAACACccgcctccttctcggcgtaCGCCAGCAAGTTCCTCTCAAACAGCCGTCATGCCAATCAACAACCGTTGTCTGGCAGCCAG ATCTTCCGCGCGTCATCACCTGGATCACCATCCCATGATGACCCGTTCTTGCCTTCGCCCAGCGCATCTCGATCTCAGCCACGGCTGGCTGGGTCCTCTCGCTCAGTGTCGCCACCTCCGACGCCACCGTTCCCTGGACCAGGCATAGATGGAATCCCATCGATTGCAGACATCGCAGACAGCCAGACAACTGGTATCGGCCTGTTGTTTGATCGATCCGAAACGGACGAGCGGCCGGGACCGCGGCAGCCGCCCACGTATTCTCGCCGCCCCGTCCCAGACCCGTACGGCCCATCATCGGATAGCGAAGGCGAACTGGAAGACGACCTCGATCAGGTGGCTGCAGTTCGGCGGTCACTGGTTGGCCCTTCCGACAATTCGCGAAAGTCGAGGACCAACAAGGGATGGCTAGCCTACCAGAGCGTGTTcccgtcgtcatcatccAGTGAAGCGACCGAGAGCGAGAAAGGGACAGAATCCGACGATAGCGACGCCGGTGGGATGGGGGTGATGGGACAGTCGCGTGGCAAGCCCCGCATCGCGGACGATCCCTTTCAAGGCGGAACGGGGTCCACCCTCGAGGAGCCTCTCCTCGGCCCTGATGAGATCACACAAATGACCACCAGGGTGCCTGTGCGCCTCCAAGTGTACCACGGCCGTTTTGGACATTGGGAGCGTGAGGGCTTGAGGAAGTACAAAG ATTCGGGGTTCTTGGCGCTCTGGCTCACGAGTCTCTTGGCCATCGTCATCGGGCTGATGTTTGTTTGGGGTTCGACAGAT CCGCCATCCGAGTCGCCAAACCACCGAAGGGCGCCCTCAATCATTCCCCTTCTCCCAATCCTGTTGCTACTGGTCATTCCAACGCTGATCTTGCCTCCggtcttcctcttcctcttgAAGAAGACGGTCCGTCCAGTCCTACTGGCTACATCAATCAGTGTCCCATTTGCGCTGTTTGTTTGCGGCTGGTGGGCCTTGGGTGCAAGCTTTGAATCCGTCGGAGACGCCGATCAGGCAGACCGTTGGTGGGCAACGAGAGGCTTGCAGCTCGGAGCGGTTGTCCTCTGGCTACTCTCGGCTTGGTTCGCGCGATTGCTATGGCTGCGGCGCCGAAAGCTGGAACGCACCGTgaccgtcgtcgag CTCTCTACCCATCTCCTCCTCACGCACCCTCCATTACTGCTTCTGACCCCACTCCTGCTTGCTGTGTTTGCCGTCACTTCAATCCCATTCCTGACCTTGCTGGTTCGCCTCGCAATGATTGGCTACTGGCGCCACCC CCGCGAGAACACCTATGTTTTCCAAATCCGCCCTTATGCTGGCTGGCTCATTTTCATTGTCACTGTCGTTTGGGTGTGGTCGTGGGGGGTAATCCGAGGGGTAGgacgcgtcgctgtcgcggCCGTTATCGGCGAGTGGTACTTCCATCG TCAAAATGGACTCGACCCATTGGAAGTCACGACCGCCGCAGTTCATCGAGCGACAGGGACATCCTTAGGGAGCGTCTGCCTTGGCTCTCTCATTGTGGCATCTGTCAGGCTCGTAGGCCGAATggcggccgagctcaagcgcatcacctcgcctcgctccaAGGTCTTGCCGTCGGCCCTCTCATTCCTGTCACACCTTACGCCATTCTTCAACATCACAGCAAGTGTTCTGGATCAACTTAATGGTTATGCCCTTGTCTACGTCGGCATCACAGGCGATGCCTTCTGGCCAAGTGCACGGCGTGCAGTTGGCCTCGCTAGCCGCAAAAATGCTGGAAAACTTCTCGACT ATACTTTGATCAAGCTTCTGTTGACGTTGTGCTCGACGGCAACGGGGCTGTTCACAGCTACCGCCGGCTATCTCTACATGGCGCATTCTCTGGGCAACCCCGGGTACGCACCAGTGGCTGCCATCTTGTGTGGTGGAGTCCCCTTCCTGGCTATtcgcgcgggggcggcagtgTTGGGTGATGC TGCCGATGCTCTCTTCATCTGCCACCAGATTGATGGTGAATCTGGCGGTAGCCACTGTGACGAGGCGAAGGAAGCC CATACTCATTCGCGACGTCACTCCGCTCACACGACGATCAAGATGCAAGCTTTCCGC GAATATCCTTCCGGATGA
- the DDB_G0288717_3 gene encoding CTL-like protein has protein sequence MAESSTPASFSAYASKFLSNSRHANQQPLSGSQIFRASSPGSPSHDDPFLPSPSASRSQPRLAGSSRSVSPPPTPPFPGPGIDGIPSIADIADSQTTGIGLLFDRSETDERPGPRQPPTYSRRPVPDPYGPSSDSEGELEDDLDQVAAVRRSLVGPSDNSRKSRTNKGWLAYQSVFPSSSSSEATESEKGTESDDSDAGGMGVMGQSRGKPRIADDPFQGGTGSTLEEPLLGPDEITQMTTRVPVRLQVYHGRFGHWEREGLRKYKDSGFLALWLTSLLAIVIGLMFVWGSTDPPSESPNHRRAPSIIPLLPILLLLVIPTLILPPVFLFLLKKTVRPVLLATSISVPFALFVCGWWALGASFESVGDADQADRWWATRGLQLGAVVLWLLSAWFARLLWLRRRKLERTVTVVELSTHLLLTHPPLLLLTPLLLAVFAVTSIPFLTLLVRLAMIGYWRHPRENTYVFQIRPYAGWLIFIVTVVWVWSWGVIRGVGRVAVAAVIGEWYFHRQNGLDPLEVTTAAVHRATGTSLGSVCLGSLIVASVRLVGRMAAELKRITSPRSKVLPSALSFLSHLTPFFNITASVLDQLNGYALVYVGITGDAFWPSARRAVGLASRKNAGKLLDYTLIKLLLTLCSTATGLFTATAGYLYMAHSLGNPGYAPVAAILCGGVPFLAIRAGAAVLGDAADALFICHQIDGESGGSHCDEAKEAEYPSG, from the exons ATGGCCGAGTCATCAACACccgcctccttctcggcgtaCGCCAGCAAGTTCCTCTCAAACAGCCGTCATGCCAATCAACAACCGTTGTCTGGCAGCCAG ATCTTCCGCGCGTCATCACCTGGATCACCATCCCATGATGACCCGTTCTTGCCTTCGCCCAGCGCATCTCGATCTCAGCCACGGCTGGCTGGGTCCTCTCGCTCAGTGTCGCCACCTCCGACGCCACCGTTCCCTGGACCAGGCATAGATGGAATCCCATCGATTGCAGACATCGCAGACAGCCAGACAACTGGTATCGGCCTGTTGTTTGATCGATCCGAAACGGACGAGCGGCCGGGACCGCGGCAGCCGCCCACGTATTCTCGCCGCCCCGTCCCAGACCCGTACGGCCCATCATCGGATAGCGAAGGCGAACTGGAAGACGACCTCGATCAGGTGGCTGCAGTTCGGCGGTCACTGGTTGGCCCTTCCGACAATTCGCGAAAGTCGAGGACCAACAAGGGATGGCTAGCCTACCAGAGCGTGTTcccgtcgtcatcatccAGTGAAGCGACCGAGAGCGAGAAAGGGACAGAATCCGACGATAGCGACGCCGGTGGGATGGGGGTGATGGGACAGTCGCGTGGCAAGCCCCGCATCGCGGACGATCCCTTTCAAGGCGGAACGGGGTCCACCCTCGAGGAGCCTCTCCTCGGCCCTGATGAGATCACACAAATGACCACCAGGGTGCCTGTGCGCCTCCAAGTGTACCACGGCCGTTTTGGACATTGGGAGCGTGAGGGCTTGAGGAAGTACAAAG ATTCGGGGTTCTTGGCGCTCTGGCTCACGAGTCTCTTGGCCATCGTCATCGGGCTGATGTTTGTTTGGGGTTCGACAGAT CCGCCATCCGAGTCGCCAAACCACCGAAGGGCGCCCTCAATCATTCCCCTTCTCCCAATCCTGTTGCTACTGGTCATTCCAACGCTGATCTTGCCTCCggtcttcctcttcctcttgAAGAAGACGGTCCGTCCAGTCCTACTGGCTACATCAATCAGTGTCCCATTTGCGCTGTTTGTTTGCGGCTGGTGGGCCTTGGGTGCAAGCTTTGAATCCGTCGGAGACGCCGATCAGGCAGACCGTTGGTGGGCAACGAGAGGCTTGCAGCTCGGAGCGGTTGTCCTCTGGCTACTCTCGGCTTGGTTCGCGCGATTGCTATGGCTGCGGCGCCGAAAGCTGGAACGCACCGTgaccgtcgtcgag CTCTCTACCCATCTCCTCCTCACGCACCCTCCATTACTGCTTCTGACCCCACTCCTGCTTGCTGTGTTTGCCGTCACTTCAATCCCATTCCTGACCTTGCTGGTTCGCCTCGCAATGATTGGCTACTGGCGCCACCC CCGCGAGAACACCTATGTTTTCCAAATCCGCCCTTATGCTGGCTGGCTCATTTTCATTGTCACTGTCGTTTGGGTGTGGTCGTGGGGGGTAATCCGAGGGGTAGgacgcgtcgctgtcgcggCCGTTATCGGCGAGTGGTACTTCCATCG TCAAAATGGACTCGACCCATTGGAAGTCACGACCGCCGCAGTTCATCGAGCGACAGGGACATCCTTAGGGAGCGTCTGCCTTGGCTCTCTCATTGTGGCATCTGTCAGGCTCGTAGGCCGAATggcggccgagctcaagcgcatcacctcgcctcgctccaAGGTCTTGCCGTCGGCCCTCTCATTCCTGTCACACCTTACGCCATTCTTCAACATCACAGCAAGTGTTCTGGATCAACTTAATGGTTATGCCCTTGTCTACGTCGGCATCACAGGCGATGCCTTCTGGCCAAGTGCACGGCGTGCAGTTGGCCTCGCTAGCCGCAAAAATGCTGGAAAACTTCTCGACT ATACTTTGATCAAGCTTCTGTTGACGTTGTGCTCGACGGCAACGGGGCTGTTCACAGCTACCGCCGGCTATCTCTACATGGCGCATTCTCTGGGCAACCCCGGGTACGCACCAGTGGCTGCCATCTTGTGTGGTGGAGTCCCCTTCCTGGCTATtcgcgcgggggcggcagtgTTGGGTGATGC TGCCGATGCTCTCTTCATCTGCCACCAGATTGATGGTGAATCTGGCGGTAGCCACTGTGACGAGGCGAAGGAAGCC GAATATCCTTCCGGATGA
- the DDB_G0288717_3 gene encoding CTL-like protein: MAESSTPASFSAYASKFLSNSRHANQQPLSGSQIFRASSPGSPSHDDPFLPSPSASRSQPRLAGSSRSVSPPPTPPFPGPGIDGIPSIADIADSQTTGIGLLFDRSETDERPGPRQPPTYSRRPVPDPYGPSSDSEGELEDDLDQVAAVRRSLVGPSDNSRKSRTNKGWLAYQSVFPSSSSSEATESEKGTESDDSDAGGMGVMGQSRGKPRIADDPFQGGTGSTLEEPLLGPDEITQMTTRVPVRLQVYHGRFGHWEREGLRKYKDSGFLALWLTSLLAIVIGLMFVWGSTDPPSESPNHRRAPSIIPLLPILLLLVIPTLILPPVFLFLLKKTVRPVLLATSISVPFALFVCGWWALGASFESVGDADQADRWWATRGLQLGAVVLWLLSAWFARLLWLRRRKLERTVTVVELSTHLLLTHPPLLLLTPLLLAVFAVTSIPFLTLLVRLAMIGYWRHPRENTYVFQIRPYAGWLIFIVTVVWVWSWGVIRGVGRVAVAAVIGEWYFHRQNGLDPLEVTTAAVHRATGTSLGSVCLGSLIVASVRLVGRMAAELKRITSPRSKVLPSALSFLSHLTPFFNITASVLDQLNGYALVYVGITGDAFWPSARRAVGLASRKNAGKLLDYTLIKLLLTLCSTATGLFTATAGYLYMAHSLGNPGYAPVAAILCGGVPFLAIRAGAAVLGDAADALFICHQIDGESGGSHCDEAKEAFAGETFRSDSVV, from the exons ATGGCCGAGTCATCAACACccgcctccttctcggcgtaCGCCAGCAAGTTCCTCTCAAACAGCCGTCATGCCAATCAACAACCGTTGTCTGGCAGCCAG ATCTTCCGCGCGTCATCACCTGGATCACCATCCCATGATGACCCGTTCTTGCCTTCGCCCAGCGCATCTCGATCTCAGCCACGGCTGGCTGGGTCCTCTCGCTCAGTGTCGCCACCTCCGACGCCACCGTTCCCTGGACCAGGCATAGATGGAATCCCATCGATTGCAGACATCGCAGACAGCCAGACAACTGGTATCGGCCTGTTGTTTGATCGATCCGAAACGGACGAGCGGCCGGGACCGCGGCAGCCGCCCACGTATTCTCGCCGCCCCGTCCCAGACCCGTACGGCCCATCATCGGATAGCGAAGGCGAACTGGAAGACGACCTCGATCAGGTGGCTGCAGTTCGGCGGTCACTGGTTGGCCCTTCCGACAATTCGCGAAAGTCGAGGACCAACAAGGGATGGCTAGCCTACCAGAGCGTGTTcccgtcgtcatcatccAGTGAAGCGACCGAGAGCGAGAAAGGGACAGAATCCGACGATAGCGACGCCGGTGGGATGGGGGTGATGGGACAGTCGCGTGGCAAGCCCCGCATCGCGGACGATCCCTTTCAAGGCGGAACGGGGTCCACCCTCGAGGAGCCTCTCCTCGGCCCTGATGAGATCACACAAATGACCACCAGGGTGCCTGTGCGCCTCCAAGTGTACCACGGCCGTTTTGGACATTGGGAGCGTGAGGGCTTGAGGAAGTACAAAG ATTCGGGGTTCTTGGCGCTCTGGCTCACGAGTCTCTTGGCCATCGTCATCGGGCTGATGTTTGTTTGGGGTTCGACAGAT CCGCCATCCGAGTCGCCAAACCACCGAAGGGCGCCCTCAATCATTCCCCTTCTCCCAATCCTGTTGCTACTGGTCATTCCAACGCTGATCTTGCCTCCggtcttcctcttcctcttgAAGAAGACGGTCCGTCCAGTCCTACTGGCTACATCAATCAGTGTCCCATTTGCGCTGTTTGTTTGCGGCTGGTGGGCCTTGGGTGCAAGCTTTGAATCCGTCGGAGACGCCGATCAGGCAGACCGTTGGTGGGCAACGAGAGGCTTGCAGCTCGGAGCGGTTGTCCTCTGGCTACTCTCGGCTTGGTTCGCGCGATTGCTATGGCTGCGGCGCCGAAAGCTGGAACGCACCGTgaccgtcgtcgag CTCTCTACCCATCTCCTCCTCACGCACCCTCCATTACTGCTTCTGACCCCACTCCTGCTTGCTGTGTTTGCCGTCACTTCAATCCCATTCCTGACCTTGCTGGTTCGCCTCGCAATGATTGGCTACTGGCGCCACCC CCGCGAGAACACCTATGTTTTCCAAATCCGCCCTTATGCTGGCTGGCTCATTTTCATTGTCACTGTCGTTTGGGTGTGGTCGTGGGGGGTAATCCGAGGGGTAGgacgcgtcgctgtcgcggCCGTTATCGGCGAGTGGTACTTCCATCG TCAAAATGGACTCGACCCATTGGAAGTCACGACCGCCGCAGTTCATCGAGCGACAGGGACATCCTTAGGGAGCGTCTGCCTTGGCTCTCTCATTGTGGCATCTGTCAGGCTCGTAGGCCGAATggcggccgagctcaagcgcatcacctcgcctcgctccaAGGTCTTGCCGTCGGCCCTCTCATTCCTGTCACACCTTACGCCATTCTTCAACATCACAGCAAGTGTTCTGGATCAACTTAATGGTTATGCCCTTGTCTACGTCGGCATCACAGGCGATGCCTTCTGGCCAAGTGCACGGCGTGCAGTTGGCCTCGCTAGCCGCAAAAATGCTGGAAAACTTCTCGACT ATACTTTGATCAAGCTTCTGTTGACGTTGTGCTCGACGGCAACGGGGCTGTTCACAGCTACCGCCGGCTATCTCTACATGGCGCATTCTCTGGGCAACCCCGGGTACGCACCAGTGGCTGCCATCTTGTGTGGTGGAGTCCCCTTCCTGGCTATtcgcgcgggggcggcagtgTTGGGTGATGC TGCCGATGCTCTCTTCATCTGCCACCAGATTGATGGTGAATCTGGCGGTAGCCACTGTGACGAGGCGAAGGAAGCC TTCGCGGGGGAGACATTTAGAAGTGATTCAGTTGTGTAG